In Primulina huaijiensis isolate GDHJ02 chromosome 6, ASM1229523v2, whole genome shotgun sequence, a single window of DNA contains:
- the LOC140978681 gene encoding zinc finger A20 and AN1 domain-containing stress-associated protein 8-like, translating to MEHDETGFQPPLEGPILCVNNCGFFGSAGNMNMCSKCYKDQILKQEQAKIAASSLKDIVTGTSSDNEKGSTVAESAVAQTDLIEVKTITEPSINASNSVKEGPSRCGACKKRVGLTGFNCRCGNVFCGLHRYSDKHECPFDYRTEAQDAIAKANPIIKAEKLDKI from the coding sequence ATGGAGCATGATGAAACTGGATTTCAACCCCCTCTTGAGGGTCCTATTTTGTGTGTTAACAACTGTGGTTTCTTTGGAAGTGCCGGGAACATGAACATGTGTTCCAAGTGCTACAAGGACCAGATATTGAAACAAGAACAAGCTAAAATTGCTGCATCATCGCTCAAGGATATTGTTACTGGAACGTCGAGTGACAATGAGAAGGGAAGTACTGTTGCCGAATCTGCAGTTGCACAAACTGATTTAATTGAAGTTAAAACAATCACAGAGCCTTCTATCAATGCGTCAAACTCAGTAAAGGAGGGCCCTAGTAGATGTGGCGCTTGCAAGAAGCGGGTTGGTTTAACTGGCTTCAATTGTCGCTGCGGTAATGTTTTCTGTGGATTACACCGCTATTCTGATAAACATGAGTGCCCATTTGATTACCGGACTGAAGCTCAAGATGCAATAGCCAAGGCCAACCCGATAATCAAGGCAGAAAAGCTAGACAAGATATAG